From Hydractinia symbiolongicarpus strain clone_291-10 chromosome 11, HSymV2.1, whole genome shotgun sequence, the proteins below share one genomic window:
- the LOC130613985 gene encoding uncharacterized protein LOC130613985 has product MSSVAMTSTNLTSAISLADSKAVLTNVNISKNSFDMTGLKIADCNGTISFVKIDNVKGDLILISTRYPAISFIRMWSISLQPIDNTKNALTVLSSRHLGKLEIFDVHISPLTAQYGSLIALLELFAFNNYSSILDNKETNISFYMKCPVNYNPVRERSRVFLMKYQYFCLKCKRGLYSIQNGSITTHLYMSKYKPIKESSNVTLAKCYNCPSGGDCTDDLVSKDNFWGHAEDNNRILFLPCPEGYCCTKDKTPCASYNTCTKYRTGTLCGNCRSGYFADFFSNSCIKRENCNQVTPFWVLFLCHGFLYTSIIAFLDDLPAWAKKAWSFIRQKSFVVTSKLKNICIKSPNNDSMQIPLPIAYYVNARCLETTIGENITEVIANNDVVTDACLTTMESNHSAECNLTHKSSKNKSLEVVRKLNVSPIGNSVDKKNNGQISGIISVLIAFYQIKKLITVKIDVQFRNLYHENFLTSILNFELFEIGAKLCPTFSLDDVQKIAIRNGLFPILLLFITITTYGVALLVLTFKSCWKGMLLKRKKLGLRVSICIISIILWNYVNIVMLTLTLINCRQITNEKVLYINGNMQCFVWWQFLCFIFLSLWVILFCPSAYFAVKLLHTGCLSLGEFHQCFLIPFLTPFYYKKSKIRKTVYLEKNARDNVQALVNLFENPFRQNKNGNVIIWEVWRLSQRLLIAVFAVFFINPLERISYIAGIMLILQVIHIRVKPYKEKLVNLLETASLTCLCLLVTMNLLRAYLFVYNIPNQESMTTILRVFSILELIFSPVMMLCFFYAFNFVKFCFARLRKLFHNFLM; this is encoded by the coding sequence ATGTCCTCGGTGGCTATGACGAGTACAAACCTAACAAGTGCTATTTCCCTAGCGGACAGTAAAGCGGTATTAACTAATGTCAATATAAGTAAAAACAGTTTTGATATGACAGGATTAAAGATAGCAGACTGCAATGGAACAATCTCATTTGTAAAAATAGATAACGTCAAAGGAGATTTGATTCTAATTTCAACGCGTTACCCAGCTATATCCTTTATTCGAATGTGGTCTATCTCTCTGCAACCAATTGACAATACAAAAAATGCACTAACAGTCCTAAGTTCTCGCCATCTTGGTAAACTAGAGATATTTGACGTTCATATATCGCCATTGACAGCACAATATGGTAGTTTAATTGCTCTGTTGGAATTATTCGCATTTAACAATTATTCATCGATACTAGAcaataaagaaacaaatataAGCTTTTATATGAAATGTCCAGTAAATTACAATCCTGTAAGAGAAAGAAGCAGGGTTTTTTTGATGAAATACCAGTATTTCTGTCTCAAATGCAAAAGAGGGTTGTATTCTATCCAAAATGGAAGCATCACAACTCATTTATACATGAGTAAATACAAACCAATAAAAGAGAGCTCGAACGTTACTCTTGCAAAATGTTACAACTGCCCAAGTGGTGGAGACTGCACGGATGATCTAGTAAGTAAGGATAATTTTTGGGGTCACGCTGAAGATAACAATAGAATATTATTTTTGCCATGTCCTGAGGGATATTGCTGCACCAAAGATAAAACACCATGTGCCTCTTACAACACGTGCACCAAATATAGAACTGGGACTTTATGTGGTAACTGCAGATCCGGGTATTTTGCAGATTTCTTCTCCAATTCTTGTATCAAAAGAGAGAATTGCAATCAAGTAACGCCATTCTGGGTTCTTTTCCTTTGCCATGGTTTTCTGTACACAAGCATTATTGCGTTTTTGGATGACTTACCAGCATGGGCAAAAAAGGCCTGGTCATTTATCCGGCAAAAATCATTTGTGGTcacatcaaaactgaaaaatataTGTATCAAGAGTCCTAATAATGATTCAATGCAGATTCCTTTGCCCATTGCATATTATGTCAATGCAAGGTGTCTTGAAACAACGATTGGTGAAAATATAACTGAAGTTATCGCTAATAATGACGTTGTTACTGATGCATGTTTAACCACCATGGAAAGCAATCATTCCGCTGAATGTAACTTGACTcacaaaagttcaaaaaataaaagtctaGAAGTTGTAAGAAAATTGAATGTTAGCCCAATTGGGAATTcggttgataaaaaaaataatggacAGATTTCAGGTATTATCAGTGTATTAATTGCGTTCTATCAAATCAAAAAACTAATCACGGTTAAAATTGATGTTCAATTTAGAAATTTGTACCACGAAAACTTCCTAACATCAATATTAAACTTTGAACTTTTCGAAATCGGTGCAAAACTTTGCCCGACCTTCAGCTTGGATGACGTGCAGAAAATTGCAATAAGAAATGGTTTATTTCCTATCTTACTACTTttcataacaataacaacatatGGAGTTGCATTGCTTGTTTTAACTTTCAAAAGTTGTTGGAAAGGTATGTTGCTGAAAAGAAAGAAGTTAGGTTTACGAGTCAGTATTTGTATCATAAGTATCATTTTATGGAATTACGTCAATATTGTCATGTTGACACTCACATTGATCAACTGCAGACAGATTACCAATGAGAAAGTGTTGTATATCAATGGTAATATGCAATGTTTTGTTTGGTGGCAGTTTCtatgttttattttcttatcaCTCTGGGTTATACTGTTCTGTCCGTCCGCGTATTTTGCGGTAAAACTGTTGCATACCGGATGTTTAAGTTTAGGCGAATTTCATCAATGTTTCTTAATACCTTTTCTGACACCGTTTTACTATAAAAAgagtaaaattagaaaaactgtatatttagaaaaaaatgcaaGGGATAACGTTCAAGCACTAGTAAATTTGTTCGAGAATCCTTTTCGTCAGAACAAAAATGGAAATGTAATTATTTGGGAAGTTTGGAGACTTAGTCAAAGATTATTGATCGCAGTCTTTGCTGTATTTTTCATCAATCCATTAGAGCGTATTAGTTACATTGCTGGAATTATGTTGATACTACAAGTTATTCATATACGAGTAAAACCGTACAAAGAAAAGTTGGTCAATTTGTTAGAGACAGCTTCCCTGACATGTTTATGTTTATTGGTGACAATGAACCTTCTTCGAGCGTATTTGTTTGTGTACAACATACCAAATCAGGAGTCAATGACAACAATATTGAGAGTGTTTTCAATACTGGAGTTGATTTTCTCGCCAGTTATGATGTTATGTTTCTTCTATGCTTTCAActttgttaaattttgttttgcacGTTTAAGAAAACTCTTTCACAATTTCCTTATGTAA